One Halobacterium sp. DL1 DNA window includes the following coding sequences:
- a CDS encoding CDP-diacylglycerol-glycerol-3-phosphate 3-phosphatidyltransferase, with protein sequence MTLDQLRPLANRALRPWVRGAKAVGATPNGVSVVAFVFAVGAGAAFYVATPLAYAVGALLVFLNGWLDLLDGALARELGTDSLAGDLLDHVLDRYADVIVVAGLAAGIGRYDLGLAAVTGVLLTSYLGTQAQAVGLDRVYGGLLGRADRLALVGFVGGFTVFVPAVGGFSLVAWLLGLFAVVGHLTAVQRFVSAWRQLA encoded by the coding sequence ATGACGCTGGACCAACTCCGCCCCCTCGCGAACCGCGCGCTCCGGCCGTGGGTCCGCGGCGCGAAGGCGGTCGGCGCGACCCCGAACGGCGTCAGCGTCGTCGCGTTCGTGTTCGCGGTCGGCGCGGGTGCGGCGTTCTACGTCGCCACGCCGCTGGCGTACGCCGTCGGAGCGCTCCTCGTCTTCCTCAACGGCTGGCTCGACCTGCTCGACGGCGCGCTCGCGCGGGAGCTCGGCACCGACTCGCTGGCCGGCGACCTGCTCGACCACGTGCTCGACCGGTACGCCGACGTCATCGTGGTCGCGGGGCTCGCCGCCGGCATCGGGCGCTACGACCTCGGCCTCGCCGCCGTGACTGGCGTCCTGCTCACGTCCTACCTCGGGACACAGGCCCAGGCTGTCGGCCTCGACCGGGTGTACGGCGGCCTGCTCGGGCGCGCGGACCGACTCGCGCTCGTCGGCTTCGTCGGGGGTTTCACCGTGTTCGTGCCGGCCGTAGGCGGATTCTCGCTGGTGGCCTGGCTGCTCGGTCTCTTCGCCGTCGTCGGCCACCTCACGGCGGTCCAGCGGTTCGTCTCCGCGTGGCGGCAACTCGCCTGA
- a CDS encoding transcriptional regulator, with protein sequence MVQCEMCGADVPNPKTVKVEGAELDVCDDCADFGTEVEQQTSSSTSTKYSTSSSSGGSSGSSGGSSGSSGGRRRRDMFDEMDELAGDYDDRIRNAREAEGLSQEELASELNEKASVIRKLERGASLPSDDVREKVEKHLGIVLTESGDTSDEEWSSESDSAGLTLGDKVRRKGDDS encoded by the coding sequence ATGGTTCAGTGCGAGATGTGTGGTGCTGACGTTCCGAACCCGAAGACCGTGAAGGTCGAGGGCGCGGAGTTGGACGTCTGCGACGACTGCGCAGACTTCGGCACTGAGGTCGAGCAACAGACCTCCAGCAGTACCAGCACGAAGTACTCGACGTCCTCGTCGTCTGGCGGTTCCTCCGGTTCGTCTGGCGGGTCCTCCGGCTCCTCTGGCGGCCGCCGCCGCAGGGACATGTTCGACGAGATGGATGAACTGGCCGGCGACTACGACGACCGCATCCGGAACGCCCGCGAGGCGGAGGGACTCAGCCAGGAGGAACTCGCCAGCGAACTCAACGAGAAGGCGAGCGTCATCCGGAAACTCGAGCGCGGTGCCAGCCTCCCGAGCGACGACGTCAGGGAGAAAGTCGAGAAACACCTCGGCATCGTCCTCACGGAGTCCGGAGACACCAGCGACGAGGAGTGGTCCTCCGAGAGCGACAGCGCGGGGCTGACCCTCGGCGACAAGGTCCGGCGGAAGGGCGACGACAGCTAG
- a CDS encoding triosephosphate isomerase (In the reaction catalyzed by triosephosphate isomerase, the three carbon ketone sugar dihydroxyacetone phosphate is rearranged (i.e. isomerized) to the three carbon aldehyde sugar, glyceraldehyde-3-phosphate. Under intracellular conditions, the reaction is thermodynamically reversible) codes for MFVLVNLKAYPCDPVAVATAARDVAAETDTTIAIAPQTADLARVAETGATTYAQHVGPVEHGSHTGSVLAESVADNGATGTLLNHSEHRRKLADIDGSLDAAERVDLHTVVCANNPEQVAAAATLGPDAVAVEPPELIGTGTPVSQADPDIVEDAVAAAEAVDPGVDVYCGAGISTGDDLAAARDLGASGVLLASGVAKADDPRAALEDLVEPLA; via the coding sequence ATGTTCGTACTCGTCAACCTGAAGGCCTACCCCTGCGACCCGGTCGCCGTCGCGACGGCCGCACGCGACGTCGCCGCGGAGACAGACACGACAATCGCCATCGCGCCCCAGACCGCGGACCTCGCGCGGGTCGCGGAGACGGGCGCGACGACCTACGCCCAGCACGTCGGCCCCGTCGAGCACGGCAGCCACACCGGGAGCGTGCTCGCCGAGTCAGTCGCGGACAACGGCGCGACCGGGACGCTGCTCAACCACTCCGAGCACCGCCGCAAACTCGCGGACATCGACGGCAGCCTCGACGCCGCCGAGCGCGTCGACCTCCACACCGTGGTCTGCGCGAACAACCCCGAGCAGGTCGCGGCCGCCGCGACCCTCGGCCCGGACGCCGTGGCCGTCGAACCGCCCGAACTCATCGGCACCGGGACGCCCGTCTCGCAGGCCGACCCGGACATCGTGGAGGACGCCGTCGCCGCCGCCGAGGCGGTCGACCCGGGCGTCGACGTCTACTGCGGCGCGGGCATCAGCACGGGCGACGACCTCGCCGCGGCGCGCGACCTGGGCGCGAGCGGCGTGCTGCTCGCGAGCGGCGTCGCCAAGGCCGACGACCCGCGGGCCGCCCTGGAGGACCTCGTCGAACCGCTCGCCTGA
- a CDS encoding 3-oxoacyl-ACP reductase, translating to MDTEHVAIVTAAGRGIGEACARRLAEDGYTPVLLSKSGAAVDVAEDLGGVGFEGSVTDSDDLAALVDAAHERYGRIDAVVNNTGHPATGDLLGITDDEWHDGLDLVLLNVVRMARLVTPIMREQGGGSIVNLSTFSAYEPSAEFPVSSVLRAGLGSFTKLYADRYAADAVRMNNVLPGFTDSWDVDDETAAEIPMGRPAETAEIADAVAYLVSSDASYVTGQNLRVDGGLTDSV from the coding sequence ATGGACACAGAGCACGTCGCGATCGTGACAGCCGCGGGTCGGGGAATCGGAGAGGCCTGCGCGCGCCGGCTGGCCGAGGACGGCTACACGCCGGTACTGCTGTCGAAGTCAGGCGCCGCCGTGGACGTCGCCGAGGACCTCGGCGGCGTCGGCTTCGAGGGGTCGGTGACCGACAGTGACGACCTCGCAGCGCTCGTCGACGCCGCCCACGAGCGCTACGGTCGCATCGACGCCGTCGTGAACAACACCGGCCACCCCGCGACCGGCGACCTGCTCGGCATCACGGACGACGAGTGGCACGACGGTCTCGACCTCGTGCTGTTGAACGTCGTGCGGATGGCCCGTCTCGTGACGCCCATCATGCGCGAACAGGGCGGCGGTTCCATCGTGAACCTCTCGACGTTCTCGGCCTACGAGCCGAGCGCGGAGTTTCCCGTCTCATCGGTGCTCCGGGCGGGTCTCGGGAGTTTCACGAAGCTCTACGCCGATCGGTACGCCGCCGACGCCGTCCGCATGAACAACGTGCTCCCGGGCTTCACGGACAGCTGGGACGTCGACGACGAGACGGCCGCCGAGATTCCGATGGGTCGGCCCGCGGAGACCGCGGAGATAGCTGACGCCGTCGCCTACCTCGTCTCGTCGGACGCCAGCTACGTTACGGGGCAGAATCTGCGCGTCGACGGCGGCCTCACGGACTCCGTGTAG
- a CDS encoding DNA polymerase IV, whose amino-acid sequence MPAGERLPGAPDRAERIVLHVDMDCFYASCERLREPELEGEPLVVGMGYEAGETIGAVATSSYEAREYGVESAQAIGAALDNLPRTAEEPDNPDAGYYRPVDMDFYQEVGGEVKEILYELGDTVREVSIDEAYLDVTERTAWDVAEGFGRHVKQRIQREVGVPASVGVAPDMSTAKLASDHDKPDGLVVVQPDEVQSFLAPIEIDDVHGVGPVRARELREMGIDTAGDLAAADPYKLVERFGERGRELHQRARGVDNRPVEPRGKPKSLSRESSFDGATDIFERVREQARTLGEAVADRATRKDAFYRTIGIKVVTPPYDVHTRAESLPGPVDDSELVEDVTQDLLDEFADERVRKVGVRVSNLDFSEREQANLDGFADAAAGDDGTLDRGSYERDRESDQSDRDGQVSLGDFE is encoded by the coding sequence ATGCCCGCAGGCGAGCGACTGCCCGGGGCGCCGGACCGCGCGGAGCGCATCGTCCTCCACGTGGACATGGACTGCTTCTACGCCTCCTGCGAGCGCCTGCGCGAACCCGAACTCGAGGGCGAGCCACTCGTCGTCGGGATGGGCTACGAGGCCGGCGAGACTATCGGCGCCGTCGCCACCTCGAGCTACGAGGCTCGGGAGTACGGCGTCGAGAGCGCCCAGGCCATCGGCGCCGCCCTCGATAACCTCCCGCGGACGGCCGAGGAACCCGACAACCCGGACGCGGGCTACTACCGACCCGTCGACATGGACTTCTACCAGGAAGTGGGTGGCGAGGTCAAGGAGATTCTGTACGAACTGGGGGACACTGTCCGCGAGGTGAGCATCGACGAGGCGTACCTCGACGTCACCGAGCGCACCGCCTGGGACGTCGCCGAGGGGTTCGGCCGCCACGTCAAACAGCGCATCCAGCGCGAGGTCGGCGTCCCCGCGAGCGTCGGCGTCGCCCCCGACATGAGCACCGCGAAACTCGCCAGCGACCACGACAAACCCGACGGACTCGTCGTCGTCCAGCCGGACGAGGTCCAGTCGTTCCTCGCACCCATCGAGATCGACGACGTCCACGGCGTCGGCCCGGTTCGGGCGCGGGAACTCCGCGAGATGGGCATCGACACCGCGGGCGACCTGGCTGCCGCCGACCCGTACAAACTCGTCGAGCGCTTTGGTGAGCGCGGCCGCGAACTCCACCAGCGCGCCCGGGGCGTCGACAACCGGCCCGTCGAACCCCGGGGCAAACCGAAGAGTCTCTCCCGGGAGTCCTCCTTCGACGGCGCGACCGACATCTTCGAGCGCGTCCGCGAGCAGGCCCGGACGCTCGGGGAGGCGGTCGCCGACCGCGCCACCCGGAAGGACGCCTTCTACCGCACCATCGGCATCAAGGTCGTGACGCCGCCGTACGACGTGCACACGCGCGCCGAGTCCCTGCCCGGCCCGGTCGACGATTCCGAGTTGGTGGAGGACGTCACCCAGGACCTCCTCGACGAGTTCGCCGACGAGCGCGTCCGGAAGGTCGGGGTCCGCGTCTCGAACCTCGACTTCTCCGAGCGCGAGCAGGCGAACCTCGACGGCTTCGCCGACGCGGCCGCTGGCGACGACGGCACTCTGGACCGGGGGAGCTACGAGCGGGACCGGGAGTCCGACCAGTCGGACCGCGACGGACAGGTGTCACTCGGCGACTTCGAGTAG
- a CDS encoding DNA-binding protein produces the protein MEKALWYLFVGTRGGANRARLVRALDERPRNANELSDMLDVDYNTVRYHLDKLADHDVVEAGGEDYGELYFLTDRFEAHRDAFEDVAEHLE, from the coding sequence ATGGAGAAAGCGCTGTGGTACCTGTTCGTGGGGACGAGGGGCGGCGCGAACCGGGCGCGCCTCGTCCGCGCGCTCGACGAGCGCCCGCGCAACGCGAACGAACTGAGTGACATGCTCGACGTAGACTACAACACCGTCCGCTACCACCTCGACAAACTCGCTGACCACGACGTCGTGGAGGCGGGTGGCGAGGACTACGGCGAACTGTACTTCCTCACCGACCGATTCGAGGCCCACCGCGACGCTTTCGAGGACGTCGCGGAACACCTGGAGTGA